In one Bombyx mori chromosome 22, ASM3026992v2 genomic region, the following are encoded:
- the LOC101743562 gene encoding cuticle protein 7-like: protein IFGLKVLVLVGFVGVALAEHAFSSQHIHKHDGHHETVHHGHGHEHHYDYHTHPKYEFEYKVEDHHTKDHKSQHETRDGDAVKGYYALHEPDGSERHVHYHGDKHSGFHADVKHSTHHIYHHHH from the exons attttcggtttgaaggttctGGTTCTGGTAGGATTTGTTGGGGTAGCGTTGGCTGAGCACGCGTTTTCTTCCCAGCATATCCACAAACACGACGGACACCACGAAACTGTACACCACGGACACGGACATGAGCATCACTACGATTATCAT ACTCATCCCAAATATGAATTCGAGTACAAAGTAGAGGACCACCACACTAAGGACCACAAGAGTCAGCACGAGACCCGCGACGGTGACGCCGTGAAGGGATACTACGCGCTGCATGAACCTGATGGTTCCGAGAGACATGTCCACTACCACGGCGATAAACACAGCGG ATTCCACGCAGACGTGAAGCACAGCACTCATCATATTTACCACCATCATCATTAG
- the CPR106 gene encoding cuticular protein RR-2 motif 106 precursor gives MMIKVLMLVTVIGAVAAEHAFSSQHIHKHDGHHETVHHHDHHGHEHHDYYTHPKYEFEYKVEDHHTKDHKSQHETRDGDAVKGYYALHEPDGSERHVDYHSDKHSGYGTT, from the exons ATGATGATCAAG GTATTAATGTTAGTGACCGTCATCGGCGCAGTGGCTGCCGAACACGCGTTCTCCTCTCAACACATTCACAAGCACGACGGTCACCATGAGACCGTACATCATCATGACCACCACGGCCATGAGCATCACGATTACTAC ACCCACCCGAAATACGAGTTTGAGTACAAAGTAGAGGACCACCACACTAAGGACCACAAGAGTCAGCACGAGACACGCGACGGTGACGCCGTGAAGGGATACTACGCGCTGCATGAACCTGACGGTTCCGAGAGACACGTCGACTATCACAGCGATAAGCACTCTGGGTATGgaacaacttaa